A genome region from Arachis duranensis cultivar V14167 chromosome 6, aradu.V14167.gnm2.J7QH, whole genome shotgun sequence includes the following:
- the LOC107494319 gene encoding uncharacterized protein LOC107494319, with translation MMHRNSQRLLLLLLFLGFSSYLLLSTSAVPATRTQNLDGEESEDASLLLSLAKNMQKLENNVEDVVIDVEERFINRRMDLETQDYEGTGANKDHDPKSPGSV, from the exons ATGATGCACAGAAATTCCCAAAGGCTCTTATTGCTACTTCTCTTTCTGGGTttctcttcttatcttcttctcTCCACTTCTGCTGTCCCTGCAACCA GAACCCAGAATTTGGATGGTGAAGAATCCGAAGATGCATCACTTCTACTTTCTTTAGCTAAG AATATGCAGAAATTGGAAAATAATGTTGAGGATGTGGTGATTGATGTGGAGGAAAGATTCATAAATAGGAGGATGGATTTGGAAACACAAGACTATGAAGGAACTGGAGCAAATAAAGATCATGACCCCAAATCCCCTGGAAGTGTTTAA